AAAAGGAAAACGAACCCCTGTATTTGTTCGTTTTTCTTCCGTCATACATGGTGGCAATTCCCCAGAAACTTTACGTGATCCAAGAGGTTTTGCCATCAAGTTTTACACAGAGGATGGCAATTGGGATTTAGTCGGGAACAACTTAAAAATTTTCTTTATAAGAGATCCATTAAAATTTCCAGATCTCGTTCATGCCTTTAAACCAGATCCTGTTACAAACCTTCAGGATGGTGAACGAATTTTTGATTTTGTTTCCCAATCACCGGAAGCCACCCATATGGTGACATTTCTTTTTTCTCCTTGGGGGATCCCTGCTAATTATAGATACATGCAAGGGTCAGGCGTCAATACGTATAAATGGGTGAATAAAGAAGGGAAAGGCGTTCTCGTTAAATATCATTGGGAACCGAAACAAGGCATTAGAAACTTAACACAAGAGGAAGCTGAAAACATCCAAGCAAAAAATTTCAACCATGCGACACAAGATTTATACGAAGCGATCGATGAAGGGAAGTACCCTGAATGGGAACTTTTCGTGCAAATTTTAACGGATGATGATCATCCCGAATTAGATTATGACCCCCTTGACCCAACAAAGCTCTGGTATAAAGAAGATGTCCCATGGCAGCCTGTAGGTAAAATGGTACTAAATAAAAACCCAGAAGACTATTTTGCAGAAGTAGAACAAGCTGCTTTTGGCACAGGCGTTCTCGTGGATGGACTTGACTTTTCAGATGACAAGCTACTGCAGGGGCGAACTTTCTCATATTCTGATACACAGCGTTATCGTGTGGGCTCAAATTACTTACAGTTACCAATTAATTCACCAAAAAAGCCTGTGTCTACGAATCAGCGAGCTGGCCAAATGAACTATTATGTGGACAAAGGTGACAATCAAAATCCACATGTCAATTACGAGCCTTCTATTATTGGCGGTTTAAAAGAAGCACAGCAAGACGGTAAAGATCACACCCCTTATGTAGAAGGTGATGTAAAACGAGAAGCTATCGATCGACAAAATAATTTCAAGCAAGCTGGTGAAACTTATCGACGATTTAGCGAATTTGAACGAAGTGAGCTTATCAACAATTTGGTTAATGCTTTAAAGCCGTGTCGACAAGACATTCAAGAGCAGATGGTAGACCATTTCAAAAAGGCCGATCCTGATTATGGTAGAAGAGTCGCTGAAGGGCTTAAGAAGAAAGAGGATAACAGTGATGAGAGTCATCGGAACCCAATAGGTGCTACTGAATCAGAGGCAGCAGTGCGACAGGCAGAAGCAGAAAGTCATCCATCAGACCCTTATTAATTGAAGAAGGCGTAAAAACGAGACAGAGATCGTCGTCTCCGTCTCGTTTTTACATGTACCTTAAGAGCATGTTCTATAGGAACAGGTCTTAACAATCGTAGGAAAAAGAAGTGGTCTTTATAAAGCTACCACGACATTTTCTACTATATATTAGGAAAGCTCATAACAACTTCAAAATCCACAAATCACTAGACTCATCTAACATGTATTCCTTAATTTCAAAAAACTTCTTATAGGTTACAATCGCTTGAAAACACACTCTCGTTGTGTCACAAACTGCTCTTTTTTATAGAAATTTTTCGCTGCCTCATTTTTTACCCAATAGTCTAATTCAACAATGGTGATATCTTTCTCCTTTGCAATCCGATAAATGGAGGCCATTAAAAGTGAGCCTCCCCCTTTATGTCTTTTTTCCTCAATAATACTGATCTGATGAACATAAAGTGATTTATACCCTTTTATAAATGGGTTTTCCGGATAGTCTCGAATTTCAATCCACGCGTAGCCTACTGCCTTCTCATCTTCCTCCAGTAGAAGAAAAATAAAATGCTCGCTTTCAACCAGTCGATTAAAAACGTTGTAGATGTCCCTTTCATTATAATTATGGAAAAATTCTGGGTATAGAGAATAATGAAGCTCCTGTACAGGTCTGTTTAGTTGACTAATAAGCTTTGCGTCTTTCACTTGCCTTACTTTCATATAACCCTCCTTAAACAAATGACCTTCATACATTGTAACTTGACTCCGAAATAACGCCCATTGCTCTTGCCAGTGTATTCAATTCAGTAAGCAAACGTTAATTCTTGAATCGTTTTATGAGATTAACGGAGACCTTTCACCTTTCGTTCATACAAAAAACTGGGTGGGATTTTACTCTCACCCAGTTTATAAAGGCTTTTAACGTTTCTCTGCCATTAAGCTTCTTTTCTCATTGTACTTACCGTACTACTTTCAATCGCTTTTTTAGGTGCTGTTTCCGAAATAATATACCAGTAAGCTCCTCCTACAAACACAATCCCACCGATCATATTCCCAATTGTGACTGGGACGAGATTAGCTCCCATTCCAAAAAGAGACACTGTTTCAGGATGTGGTACCATTAACCCGATAGAGAGGAGAGTCATATTGGCAATACTATGCTCAAAGCCCGAAGTAATAAACGCAAATAAACACCAAAAGATCACAATTAATTTTGCAGTATCGTCTTTTAATTTAAAAGCACACCAAATGGCTAAACAAACTAAAATGTTACATAAAATACCACGCACAAGTAATTCCATAAACGGCGCATTCATTTTCGCACTAGCCGTTGTGGTAATAAAGTCGGCAGTAGCCCCTTCCCAAAGGCCTGAGTAGTAATAAAGAACAGCCACAAGCACGGACCCAGCAAAGTTACCAAGGAAACCATATCCCCAAATGCGCCAAGTATCTTTCCAAGATGTTCGTTTTTCCAACGTTCCGATCGTCATAATCATATTGTTTCCTGTAAATAAATCAGCCCCTGCCATTAAAACAAGGCTTAACGCTATACCAAACGACACCCCCATCACTATGCGTGTCGCCGCGATACTTATAGGTGATAATAAGCCACCAATCGTAAAAATTAAAATAATACCTAATCCTACAAAGAAGCCTGCCATCATGGCGGAAACAAAATACTTTGTTTTACTTGTATTTAATTGATCGACTCTTTGAACAGCCGCTTGACTAAATGACTGGATAACGTCTTTCATCTCAATCGTCCCCTTATTTTCAGATAAGTTAAGTATAATTAAAGCTTGGGTTAAAACGTTAGTTAGGCGATAGTTTTTTTGACAACTTACGCCTATCCATCAGTTGAGAAGCGCTTCTATTTTTATAACACACATTGTGAATAATTTTCCTTTAATAGGCACATAACATTTGTGAAAAAATGAGCAAATCCAACTAGAAAATAAGCATGTCTTTTTTTGCGACACCTTATTTCCAATAACCTAACGCTAATTCGCGTTGTACCTCTTCATCTATCTTTGTAAAACCCTTTTCTTCTGCGTACGCTTTGACACGTTGACCAATATAAGCGAACGATATTGTCTTAATCCAATTATCTCTATAGCCATATGATTTTAAAGCTGCTAAAAACCAATCAACTGAGGATTGACTAGGAAAAACAACGGTTTCCCATGTTTCTTCGTTTAATAAACGTTTATCTATCACTTCAAATCTATCATCTATCTGCAAATGATGAGTGGTGATTAGCTTTGAGTTATCCTCGGCGGATATAGGTTTATTAACGTAACCGACTTTTATCATCTCATGAGACGGTTCAGTTATTTTTTCTGATCGAATCCCGATAGAAAGAAGAACTTTCTTTGTTTTTTCCGACAATGAATAAATCTGTCGTGGCAGATCTCGGATATCGTAACCGTGAGCTAACAGCGATTCAATCAGAATCGTCACACTCTCAGGTGATAAAAATACGAGTTTTTCCGCTAACCGAATTTGTTTTAACTCGTGTGAAGAAATAGACTTCTTCTCCGTTTTTAAAGTAGGAAATGCATACGCCTCTCCCCCTTCATTAAGGAAATAGCGTTCTAATTTACTTTCCTCAGCAGACGCTTTAGCAATTAAAAGTCGCTTTCCGAACATTCTTTTTTCCTCATACCACGCCAGTTTTTGACGTAATGCTACGACATCACCGATAATTGTCATGGCAGGGTTTTGAATATTATTTGCCTTCACCTCATCGGAAATGGTTAAAAGCGTTCCTTCCACGGTACGTTGTTTTCCTGTAGTAGCCCATTCAATGACGGCCACTTTCGTTTCTGGAGGAAAACCTTTATTGATTAGCACTTGACAGTGATGATAAAGGTTTTTCACTCCCATATAGTAAGCGATTGTATCCCCTAGCTCATCATCTGAATGTGTTTTTAACTCGTTCTCTTGACAGGAATGGCCTGTTCTAAGGGTAAAACTAGCGCTATAATCACGATGCGTGACCGGCATGCCAGCATAACTCGCTGCCGCAATACTTGATGTCACGCCAGGAACAATCTCGTAATCAATGCCTTCGTTACGTGCGGCTTCTGCTTCTTCGCCAACCCGGCCGAAGACAGACGGATCGCCGCCCTTTAAGCGGACAACCCGTTTCCCTGCCAATGCCATCTCAATTAATGTGTCGTTAATTTTTTCTTGGCGCATTACATGTCTATCTGGTAGCTTCCCGCAGTAGATTAACTGACAGTTAGCTTTTGTATATCTAAGAAGACGCGGATTTGCTAGCCGATCATATAGGACAACCTCTGCTTTTTCCAAACATTGGCGACCTTTTTCTGTTAAAAGACCTATGTCCCCTGGACCAGCTCCAACAAATGATACAAACCCTCCCATAACCTTTCACCACCTACAAGGATACATAAATCTCCCCGTTTTTTAAAATCACGTCGTAGGTTGGTACAACCCCTTCATCCGGCGGTTGTACGTGACCTGTTACTAATGAAACTTTCCAATCTTGCAGCGGACAATAGACAAACTCACCTGACACGATCCCTTCTGCAAGTGGTCCATTTGTATGAGGACAGCGACTTCCAATCGCTCGTACCTCTCCATTGCTTAATCGAAATAAAGCAATTGATTCATTTTTTATATGAACTTCTTTTCCAATTAAAATAGGCAACTGATCAAGCTGCATAACGTATACGTGTTCTTTCGTGATACTCATGCTTTTCCCCTCCTTGTGCTATAAAAATCTACATATTTTAATAGTATCATAAGCTTTTCGTATTAAATTTTAATGACATCATAAAGCTTCTTTTCGTCGTTTTTCTTAAGCATAGCACTCCAAGCTTCATGGTAAGTGTCACGAGCTAAAGTAAAACGGTCGACATAGTAATCACGCTGCTCGTTATCCATTAAAACGGTTTTAATCGTATCAATACCTAATCGTTCAACCCATGGGGCGGTTCTTTCACCATAAATCCCTGTTTCACGGTAATATTGCATATAAGCTTTCGCATACATGATCACTTCTTCTTCGGTAGCAACAATTTTGAGATAATCACATTCCCTTACTTCAGTACCGCCATTTCCACCGATATAAAGTTGGTAGCCATTTTCCACACAGACGACACCAAAATCTTTTGTTAGCACTTCCGCACAGTTTCTTGGACAGCCAGTCACACCCATTTTCATTTTATGTGGGGTATCAACCATTTCCAATTCCTTTTCTAATTTAATACCAAGCCCTAATGAATCTTGTGTACCAAAACGGCAGAATAAGGAGCCTACACATGATTTAACGTTACGTAATGATTTGGAATAAGCGTAGCCAGAACGCATATCTAAGTCTTCCCACACGTGTGGCAGATCTTCTTTTTTCACACCGTAAAGGCCAATTCTACTGGCGCCCGTAATTTTCACGAGAGGGACATCATATTTTTTCGCTACTTCGCCCATTCGAATGAGTTCATCAGCGGTTGTTGTGCCCCCGTACATACGAGGAATAACAGAAAACGTGCCATCCTTCTGGATATTCCCTTCCATTCGTTCATTAACAAAACGGGAGGATTTGTCGTCTTCATAATCAGCAGGACGAATCATTCTCATATAATAATTCAATGCTGGCCGGCACTTTGAACAGCCTTCTGGATGTTTAAATCCAAGAACATACCGGACTTCCATTGGAGATTGAAGACCTTTTTCTTTAATTTCCGCAACAACTTCATCGCGAGACTTATCAGTACATTCACACATCCCGCTCGTTTGAGCTGCTGCATCAAAGTTATCTCCCAGTGTAAGAGAAAGAATCCCTTCAACCATCGGTCGGCATTTACCACAGGAGCCTCCTGCCTTTGTGCATTTCTTCACATCGTCAAACGTTGTTAAATCTTCTTCAAGGATAGACTGAACAATTGTTCCTTTAGTCACACCGTTACAGCCACAAACCGTTTCGTCGGCAGGCATCTCAGCCAGTAGAGTAGCTTCATCCTCTGCCTCACCCGCTTTTTGAAAGACGGCAGCTGTTGTATATTCAGATATATCGGTTCCTTTCTTCAGCATTGAGAACAACCGATTACCGTCACTAGCATCCCCGTAGAGGACAATGCCAGTTATTTTGTTGTCTTCTACTAATATTTTTTTATACACACCAGCAACGGCGTCTTGCACGACGATCGCCTCAGTCTCATCGTCTTCATTTATTTTCCCACCGGAAAATAAATCACACCCTGCTACTTTAAGTTGAGTAGATAGAATACTTCCTTCATAGCCAGGTCCTTCTTTACCTGTTAACGTATCAGCTAAGACTTGACCTTGTTCATACAAAGGTGCAACTAATCCATAAGCAACGCCTCGATGCTCTGCACATTCTCCGACCGCATAAATGGATGGGTCTGCTGTACGCATATAATCATCCACAACAATACCACGATTCACTTCTAATCCGCAGCCTTTTGCAAGTGCCACATTTGGACGAATGCCTACGGCCATAACAACTAAATCACATGCAAGCTCTTCCCCGTCGTTAAAGCGAACACCTTCCACAACTGTCTCACCAACAATTTCTGCGGTTTGCTTCTCCATTTTAAATATCATACCTTGTTTTTCTAAATCTTTTTTCAACATTCTGGCAGCTGGTGCGTCCAATTGTTGTTCCATCAGAGAAGGCAATAGGTGAACGACATAAACTTCCATTCCACGATCGATCAGACCCCTGGCCGCTTCAAGACCTAACAATCCCCCTCCGATCACCACCGCTTTCTTTTTCGTTTCAGCAATGGTTATCATTTTCTCTGTGTCTTCTATCGTTCTAAAGCCAATAACGCCATCTAAGTCACTCCCAGGGATGGGAAGAATAAATGCACTGGACCCTGTGGCGATAATGAGATCATCATAAGAAATGTCACTCCCTTTATCCGTTGACACTGCCTGTCTATCTCGATCTATCCCAGTTACTTTTTCCCCAGTTATAAGCTTGATATTGTTTTCTTTATACCACTCCCACTCGTTAATAATAATGTCGTCTAGTTCTGTTTTACCTTGTAAAACGTTAGATAACATAATCCGATTGTAGTTCGGGTGCGGTTCCTCCCCAATAATCGTTATGTCATAGCTTGAATTATCTCTTTTCAGCAGTTCTTCTAAGCTTCGAACACCAGCCATGCCATTCCCTATCATTACAAGCTTTTTCATATTAAAACGTCCTTTCTATTATTGTTCACTAGTTCACATAACTAAATAAAAAATAAAAACATCAAATTGTGAAAGTATTCACTTTTATAAACATATTGCTTTAATAAGTATAGTTAAAGGATACCAAGAGAAATGATAATCCACTGTGATAAAAATCACACCTTGCCATATATGGTTAACTAAGGAGTAAAACGTGTTCTTCCTTTATTTACAGGGATTTTAACGAAAAAAATCGCTTTATTAACACATCTAGTGACGATTGAAAGGACTACATTGTCACAAAGATGCCTTAAACGTGCATTAACGTTAAAAAAACCGTCACTCAATGAACGACGGTTATCTTTGATTTTTTCTTATGAGATCTTTCGGTTACGATTCACTTACCGTTTAACGATTCTAATTGTTTATTCATTCGACTCAATTGTCTAATGATCATCCAATTTTGCTCGACTAATGCTGATAAGTACGTTACTTTAGCCTGTTCTTCAGCTTTTGCAAAGCTAAATGCCATCCCCATTTTGA
The genomic region above belongs to Bacillus sp. A301a_S52 and contains:
- a CDS encoding formate/nitrite transporter family protein; the encoded protein is MKDVIQSFSQAAVQRVDQLNTSKTKYFVSAMMAGFFVGLGIILIFTIGGLLSPISIAATRIVMGVSFGIALSLVLMAGADLFTGNNMIMTIGTLEKRTSWKDTWRIWGYGFLGNFAGSVLVAVLYYYSGLWEGATADFITTTASAKMNAPFMELLVRGILCNILVCLAIWCAFKLKDDTAKLIVIFWCLFAFITSGFEHSIANMTLLSIGLMVPHPETVSLFGMGANLVPVTIGNMIGGIVFVGGAYWYIISETAPKKAIESSTVSTMRKEA
- a CDS encoding GNAT family N-acetyltransferase, which produces MKVRQVKDAKLISQLNRPVQELHYSLYPEFFHNYNERDIYNVFNRLVESEHFIFLLLEEDEKAVGYAWIEIRDYPENPFIKGYKSLYVHQISIIEEKRHKGGGSLLMASIYRIAKEKDITIVELDYWVKNEAAKNFYKKEQFVTQRECVFKRL
- a CDS encoding nitrite reductase (NAD(P)H) small subunit, whose amino-acid sequence is MSITKEHVYVMQLDQLPILIGKEVHIKNESIALFRLSNGEVRAIGSRCPHTNGPLAEGIVSGEFVYCPLQDWKVSLVTGHVQPPDEGVVPTYDVILKNGEIYVSL
- the cobA gene encoding uroporphyrinogen-III C-methyltransferase, translated to MGGFVSFVGAGPGDIGLLTEKGRQCLEKAEVVLYDRLANPRLLRYTKANCQLIYCGKLPDRHVMRQEKINDTLIEMALAGKRVVRLKGGDPSVFGRVGEEAEAARNEGIDYEIVPGVTSSIAAASYAGMPVTHRDYSASFTLRTGHSCQENELKTHSDDELGDTIAYYMGVKNLYHHCQVLINKGFPPETKVAVIEWATTGKQRTVEGTLLTISDEVKANNIQNPAMTIIGDVVALRQKLAWYEEKRMFGKRLLIAKASAEESKLERYFLNEGGEAYAFPTLKTEKKSISSHELKQIRLAEKLVFLSPESVTILIESLLAHGYDIRDLPRQIYSLSEKTKKVLLSIGIRSEKITEPSHEMIKVGYVNKPISAEDNSKLITTHHLQIDDRFEVIDKRLLNEETWETVVFPSQSSVDWFLAALKSYGYRDNWIKTISFAYIGQRVKAYAEEKGFTKIDEEVQRELALGYWK
- a CDS encoding catalase, with amino-acid sequence MKDKNTAANHHDDDILTNRQGHPITDNQNVRTVGNRGPTTLENYDFLEKISHFDRERIPERVVHARGAGAHGYFEAYGTVGDEPASKYTRAKLFHEKGKRTPVFVRFSSVIHGGNSPETLRDPRGFAIKFYTEDGNWDLVGNNLKIFFIRDPLKFPDLVHAFKPDPVTNLQDGERIFDFVSQSPEATHMVTFLFSPWGIPANYRYMQGSGVNTYKWVNKEGKGVLVKYHWEPKQGIRNLTQEEAENIQAKNFNHATQDLYEAIDEGKYPEWELFVQILTDDDHPELDYDPLDPTKLWYKEDVPWQPVGKMVLNKNPEDYFAEVEQAAFGTGVLVDGLDFSDDKLLQGRTFSYSDTQRYRVGSNYLQLPINSPKKPVSTNQRAGQMNYYVDKGDNQNPHVNYEPSIIGGLKEAQQDGKDHTPYVEGDVKREAIDRQNNFKQAGETYRRFSEFERSELINNLVNALKPCRQDIQEQMVDHFKKADPDYGRRVAEGLKKKEDNSDESHRNPIGATESEAAVRQAEAESHPSDPY
- a CDS encoding NAD(P)/FAD-dependent oxidoreductase, with the protein product MKKLVMIGNGMAGVRSLEELLKRDNSSYDITIIGEEPHPNYNRIMLSNVLQGKTELDDIIINEWEWYKENNIKLITGEKVTGIDRDRQAVSTDKGSDISYDDLIIATGSSAFILPIPGSDLDGVIGFRTIEDTEKMITIAETKKKAVVIGGGLLGLEAARGLIDRGMEVYVVHLLPSLMEQQLDAPAARMLKKDLEKQGMIFKMEKQTAEIVGETVVEGVRFNDGEELACDLVVMAVGIRPNVALAKGCGLEVNRGIVVDDYMRTADPSIYAVGECAEHRGVAYGLVAPLYEQGQVLADTLTGKEGPGYEGSILSTQLKVAGCDLFSGGKINEDDETEAIVVQDAVAGVYKKILVEDNKITGIVLYGDASDGNRLFSMLKKGTDISEYTTAAVFQKAGEAEDEATLLAEMPADETVCGCNGVTKGTIVQSILEEDLTTFDDVKKCTKAGGSCGKCRPMVEGILSLTLGDNFDAAAQTSGMCECTDKSRDEVVAEIKEKGLQSPMEVRYVLGFKHPEGCSKCRPALNYYMRMIRPADYEDDKSSRFVNERMEGNIQKDGTFSVIPRMYGGTTTADELIRMGEVAKKYDVPLVKITGASRIGLYGVKKEDLPHVWEDLDMRSGYAYSKSLRNVKSCVGSLFCRFGTQDSLGLGIKLEKELEMVDTPHKMKMGVTGCPRNCAEVLTKDFGVVCVENGYQLYIGGNGGTEVRECDYLKIVATEEEVIMYAKAYMQYYRETGIYGERTAPWVERLGIDTIKTVLMDNEQRDYYVDRFTLARDTYHEAWSAMLKKNDEKKLYDVIKI